One window of Hydractinia symbiolongicarpus strain clone_291-10 chromosome 3, HSymV2.1, whole genome shotgun sequence genomic DNA carries:
- the LOC130636411 gene encoding uncharacterized protein LOC130636411, protein MTEYFQVSLYGPPEGAQGMRVKEHRLNGFIMAWDFLRNDLLHYDINITKVSTNEVHTFLLTDAESFNRQILEYQFFNLERGTEYDVQMRATSNKGQIGEWSQKLRVKTATEIAPLITKQLSDVSVGEGQTYNMSCVVDANPAATFRWFKNGIVISPTDNRYAMSDNRLIILNALHGAENSEAKYKCEASNSLGKTTSKEAQLTVQWMEENFQLAPSNRIIYNGQLFVRISARAPIGSSLHVTWRHNGVPIRPATHPNFAVTQYRGPANNLHYALDIRNLNQLAEGEYTVTASNLGAIRTVEFQLILAGNPPAIHTLAVSEQSDDEVVLQWEPPISSDKLQAFGDDFKYRKDVKTFQISYKDTTTNKEKIISTVGTFVDAVFLARKHEINGIKTGVLYEYKIRMIDFGDQVGAWSTPVKHILHVAAGLPGIPGEITRSPVLYAESTTVTFSWTPPTLLNHNDVSKLSYSFKYCLFGTQNCKESQRLMMTSITLSEFVPRMFYDYELTVYNEEGLAGSEKRDGFFQTASRDTCRPTHFTCTASPQCVSNNMKCNGLLDCSDGSDEKAEAGCVPPPAIQTLRINKTDAYSITVQWEGVAQQQHRVVSYDVENLNTGVVINVPHPSLVAVLPPFSVQFVNLTADTTYSFRVRANNPSGSSPWSQIVYGTTAKKDVAAGLPGIPGEITRSPVLYAESTTVTFSWTPPTLLNHNDVSKLSYSFKYCLFGTQNCKESQRLMMTSITLSEFVPRMFYDYELTVYNEEGLAGSEKRDGFFQTASRDTCRPTHFTCTASPQCVSNNMKCNGLLDCSDGSDEKAEAGCVPPPAIQTLRINKTDAYSITVQWEGVAQQQHRVVSYDVENLNTSVVINVPHPSLVAVLPPFSVQFVNLTADTTYSFRVRVNNPSGSSPWSQMVYGTTAKKDVAAGLPGIPGEITRSPVLYAESTTVTFSWTPPTLLNHNDVSKLSYSFKYCLFGTQNCKESQRLMMTSITLSEFAPRMFYDYELTVYNEEGLAGSEKRDGFFQTASRDTCRPTHFTCTASPQCVSNNMKCNGLLDCSDGSDEKAEAGCVPPPAIQTLRINKTDAYSITVQWEGVAQQQHRVVSYDVENLNTSVVINVPHPSLVAVLPPFSVQFVNLTADTTYSFRVRVNNPSGSSPWSQIVYGRTNTRDAPSAPRNLRVKAVPGWETTNVSFTWQQPKKLGVSSLDQISYQLHICTATSQCRTFSSIRSFAYQIGSLNKNSTYSYTLTSIGVNGLVGGSLFGMFNTSAVIKRPSPPVDVKATSHNSGTAIDIKWKHSKQTVGIPTKNMKYKVTHCLASVPNNCSSVIVNGTSHVITGLSPGNAYDIRVAALGAQAVESINYKETVTLVQRQDEDDDDELTDAVVATIVIASVGAVILITSIIIYVAKTAKSGTAGISS, encoded by the exons ATGACTGAGTACTTTCAAGTGTCTCTTTATG GACCTCCAGAAGGAGCACAGGGCATGCGTGTCAAAGAACACAGATTAAATGGATTTATCATGGCATGGGATTTCTTAAGAAATGATCTTCTTCATTATGACATCAATATCACTAAAGTATCAACAAATGAAGTACATACATTCCTACTTACAGATGCGGAAAGTTTTAATCGGCAGATCTTAGAATATCAGTTTTTCAACTTAGAACGAGGAACAGAATACGATGTTCAGATGAGAGCCACTAGTAACAAAGGTCAAATTGGGGAATGGAGCCAAAAGTTGAGAGTTAAAACAGCAACGGAAATTGCTCCTCTGATAACGAAGCAACTCAGTGATGTTAGTGTAGGTGAAGGACAGACATACAATATGAGCTGTGTTGTAGATGCAAATCCTGCAGCTACTTTTAGATGGTTTAAAAACGGGATTGTTATTTCGCCCACAGATAACAGATACGCAATGTCTGATAATAGGCTTATCATCTTAAATGCACTTCATGGTGCAGAAAATAGCGAAGCTAAATATAAATGCGAAGCTTCAAACAGCCTTGGGAAAACTACAAGTAAAGAAGCACAACTCACCGTacaat GGATGGAAGAAAACTTTCAACTAGCTCCTTCAAATAGAATAATCTACAATGGGCAATTGTTCGTGAGGATTTCTGCAAGGGCTCCAATTGGTTCATCTCTACATGTGACATGGAGACATAATGGCGTCCCTATCAGACCTGCAACACATCCAAATTTTGCAGTGACTCAATACAGAGGGCCTGCAAATAACCTTCATTATGCGTTAGATATAAGAAATTTAAATCAGCTTGCTGAGGGCGAATATACAGTTACAGCTAGTAATCTTGGTGCCATTCGTACTGTGGAATTTCAGTTGATACTAGCCG GAAATCCACCAGCTATACATACTTTGGCAGTAAGCGAGCAATCAGACGATGAGGTAGTGCTGCAATGGGAACCTCCAATCTCCAGTGATAAACTACAGGCTTTCGGCGACGACTTTAAATATAGAAAAGATGTAAAAACGTTCCAAATTTCATACAAAGATACCACaacgaacaaagaaaaaataatttcaaccgTTGGAACATTTGTTGATGCAGTTTTTCTTGCACGTAAACATGAAATCAATGGTATTAAAACGGGAGTGTTGTATGAATATAAAATCCGAATGATTGATTTTGGAGATCAAGTTGGTGCATGGTCAACTCCAGTCAAACATATACTTC ACGTAGCTGCGGGTTTACCTGGAATACCTGGCGAAATCACTCGTTCACCGGTGCTATACGCAGAAAGCACAACTGTAACATTCTCTTGGACACCACCAACACTACTCAATCACAACGACGTCAGCAAGTTGTCGTATTCTTTCAAATACTGCTTATTTGGAACGCAGAATTGCAAGGAAAGCCAACGGCTGATGATGACGAGCATCACACTGTCAGAATTTGTGCCCCGAATGTTCTATGATTACGAGCTCACGGTTTACAATGAGGAGGGCTTGGCCGGGTCGGAAAAGAGAGACGGCTTCTTCCAAACTGCAAGTAGAG ACACATGCAGACCGACGCATTTCACGTGTACAGCTTCTCCGCAATGCGTGTCTAACAACATGAAGTGCAACGGACTTTTAGACTGTTCAGACGGCAGTGACGAGAAAGCTGAAGCAGGATGTG TGCCTCCGCCAGCTATCCAGACGTTGAGAATTAACAAAACCGACGCCTACTCGATCACTGTTCAGTGGGAAGGCGTTGCACAACAACAACATCGAGTAGTAAGCTACGACGTCGAAAATTTGAACACCGGCGTCGTAATTAACGTTCCACATCCGTCATTGGTTGCTGTCCTGCCGCCTTTCAGTGTGCAGTTTGTGAACTTGACAGCGGACACCACGTACTCTTTCAGGGTTCGAGCAAATAATCCATCGGGAAGCAGTCCTTGGTCACAAATAGTGTACGGAACTACCGCTAAGAAAG ACGTAGCTGCGGGTTTACCTGGAATACCTGGCGAAATCACTCGTTCACCGGTGCTATACGCAGAAAGCACAACTGTAACATTCTCTTGGACACCACCAACACTACTCAATCACAACGACGTCAGCAAGTTGTCGTATTCTTTCAAATACTGCTTATTTGGAACGCAGAATTGTAAGGAAAGCCAACGGCTGATGATGACGAGCATCACACTGTCAGAATTTGTGCCCCGAATGTTCTATGATTACGAGCTCACGGTTTACAATGAGGAGGGCTTGGCCGGGTCGGAAAAGAGAGACGGCTTCTTCCAAACTGCAAGTAGAG ACACATGCAGACCGACGCATTTTACGTGTACAGCTTCTCCGCAATGCGTGTCTAACAACATGAAGTGCAACGGACTTTTAGACTGTTCAGACGGCAGTGACGAGAAAGCTGAAGCAGGATGTG TGCCTCCGCCAGCTATCCAGACGTTGAGAATTAACAAAACCGACGCCTACTCGATCACTGTTCAGTGGGAAGGCGTTGCGCAACAACAACATCGAGTAGTAAGCTACGACGTCGAAAATTTGAACACCAGCGTGGTAATTAACGTTCCACATCCGTCATTGGTTGCTGTTCTGCCGCCTTTCAGTGTGCAGTTTGTGAACTTGACAGCGGACACCACGTACTCTTTCAGGGTTCGAGTAAATAATCCATCGGGAAGCAGTCCTTGGTCACAAATGGTGTACGGAACTACCGCTAAGAAAG ACGTAGCTGCGGGTTTACCTGGAATACCTGGCGAAATCACTCGTTCACCGGTGCTGTACGCAGAAAGCACAACTGTAACATTCTCTTGGACACCACCAACACTACTCAATCACAACGACGTCAGCAAGTTGTCGTATTCTTTCAAATACTGCTTATTTGGAACGCAGAATTGCAAGGAAAGCCAACGGCTGATGATGACGAGCATCACACTGTCAGAATTTGCGCCCCGAATGTTCTATGATTACGAGCTCACGGTTTACAATGAGGAGGGCTTGGCCGGGTCGGAAAAGAGAGACGGCTTCTTCCAAACTGCAAGTAGAG ACACATGCAGACCGACGCATTTTACGTGTACAGCTTCTCCGCAATGCGTGTCTAACAACATGAAGTGCAACGGACTTTTAGACTGTTCAGACGGCAGTGACGAGAAAGCTGAAGCAGGATGTG TGCCTCCGCCAGCTATCCAGACGTTGAGAATTAACAAAACCGACGCCTACTCGATCACTGTTCAGTGGGAAGGCGTTGCGCAACAACAACATCGAGTAGTAAGCTACGACGTCGAAAATTTGAACACCAGCGTGGTAATTAACGTTCCACATCCGTCATTGGTTGCTGTCCTGCCGCCTTTCAGTGTGCAGTTTGTGAACTTGACAGCGGACACCACGTACTCTTTCAGGGTTCGAGTAAATAATCCATCGGGAAGCAGTCCTTGGTCACAAATTGTGTACGGAAGAACTAATACGAGAG ATGCACCTTCTGCACCGAGAAACTTAAGAGTGAAAGCCGTACCTGGATGGGAAACAACAAATGTTTCCTTTACTTGGCAGCAACCAAAGAAGCTAGGTGTTAGTTCCCTTGACCAAATTTCTTACCAATTACATATATGCACAGCTACGTCTCAATGCAGAACCTTCTCGAGCATTCGTAGTTTTGCTTACCAAATTGGAAGTCTGAATAAAAACAGTACATATTCCTATACTTTGACATCAATTGGGGTGAATGGTTTAGTTGGTGGAAGCCTATTTGGTATGTTTAACACAAGCGCCGTCATAA AACGTCCGTCTCCACCAGTCGACGTTAAAGCGACATCGCATAATAGTGGCACCGCAATTGACATTAAGTGGAAGCACTCGAAACAGACTGTAGGAATTCCTACAAAGAATATGAAATATAAAGTAACCCATTGTTTAGCAAGTGTACCGAACAATTGCAGCTCAGTAATTGTGAATGGAACAAGTCATGTGATTACTGGTCTAAGTCCAGGAAACGCTTACGACATTAGAGTTGCTGCATTAGGTGCACAAGCAGTAGAGTCGATCAACTATAAAGAAACAGTTACGCTAGTGCAACGTCAAG ATGAAGATGACGACGATGAGTTAACAGATGCAGTCGTAGCAACTATCGTCATCGCTTCAGTTGGTGCTGTTATATTGATCACCTCCATTATTATTTATGTTGCCAAAACAGCCAAATCCGGTACAGCTGGTATAAGTAGCTAG
- the LOC130636412 gene encoding uncharacterized protein LOC130636412: MQVGFLSCFLDIPDKVTNVLVSNVKMRNATITWNLPSKIEGNNKIEYMLKVCKETACKTYGWMSERMVAVKELEPATIYAFEITARGDELVAGPKFESTFQTASKNDLLKLSNVRVSSKYWNAVKLDWDQSQNTDKIDKIILQSNATGTSKVELGPSETEYQFSNLNKGTTYLFIVYAVGKNGERGLSSEIVASTLALGKAGKATQVKVKQKKGLENSAVVIKWKLPHDDELRKNLPDALTYRVLYCYDNTNCKSDTTNAREIELLNLMSETSYNYTLTTIGDDGTHGESIQGRFKTHSNKPSEPQSIVKKRTSSTSIILSWSYPDVIAGTKEKEMKFLVKYCEQGEPTKCKNETVNQVSHTLTGIEASKGYFVSVTPISKNGELGEATRFDVAPVAEGNEDGDSGLSGGVIAGIIIAIIVVIILLVVTYNVWQKRSKNTPKATQQNAKKMSTDREYEMQQYRQKQLQYQQQMYLQQQQQQQQYRRQQQQQQQLYRYAPNKQYRRNDYPIEMDGRY; this comes from the exons ATGCAAGTTGGATTTCTTTCGTGTTTTTTAGACATTCCTGATAAGGTGACAAATGTTTTGGTTTCTAATGTCAAAATGAGAAATGCAACAATAACATGGAATCTTCCATCCAAAATAGAAGGGAACAATAAAATCGAATACATGCTTAAAGTATGTAAAGAAACAGCATGTAAGACATATGGATGGATGTCCGAAAGAATGGTTGCTGTCAAAGAATTGGAACCAGCAACCATTTATGCTTTTGAAATTACTGCACGAGGAGATGAGTTAGTGGCAGGGCCTAAATTTGAAAGCACATTTCAAACTGCTAGCAAGAATG ATTTACTCAAATTGTCGAATGTTAGGGTGTCATCAAAGTACTGGAATGCAGTCAAATTGGATTGGGATCAATCACAGAACACtgacaaaattgacaaaattattCTTCAAAGTAACGCAACAGGAACATCAAAAGTGGAATTGGGTCCATCAGAGACTGAATACCAATTTTCTAACTTAAATAAAGGAACCACGTATCTGTTTATTGTTTATGCTGTTGGAAAAAATGGGGAAAGAGGATTGTCTAGTGAGATTGTCGCGAGCACTCTCGCTTTAG gAAAAGCGGGAAAAGCCACGCAAGTAAAAGTCAAACAGAAAAAAGGATTAGAAAATAGCGCTGTAGTAATAAAGTGGAAACTACCTCACGATGATGAACTGAGAAAAAACTTACCTGATGCCCTAACCTACAGAGTGTTGTATTGTTATGACAATACGAATTGCAAAAGCGACACAACTAATGCCAGAGAAATTGAACTCTTAAATTTAATGTCTGAAACCTCTTACAACTATACACTGACAACAATTGGTGACGATGGTACTCATGGAGAAAGTATTCAAGGACGTTTCAAGACCCACTCAA ATAAACCATCGGAGCCACAGTCCATTGTAAAGAAAAGGACTTCTAGTACAAGCATTATCCTTAGCTGGTCCTACCCAGATGTGATTGCAGGAACAAAAGAGAAGGAAATGAAATTTTTGGTTAAATACTGCGAACAAGGAGAGccgacaaaatgtaaaaatgaaaCGGTTAATCAGGTTAGTCATACTTTGACAGGAATCGAAGCGTCCAAGGGGTATTTTGTATCTGTCACTCCAATTAGCAAAAATGGTGAACTTGGTGAAGCAACTAGATTTGATGTGGCTCCTGTTGCAGAAG gaAACGAAGATGGAGATAGTGGTTTATCCGGAGGCGTCATTGCTGGCATAATAATCGCCATAATTGTTGTTATAATCTTGCTGGTTGTTACCTATAACGTGTGGCAAAAGCGATCTAAAAACACTCCTAAAGCCACACaacaaaacgcaaaaaaaatgtcaactGACCGTGAATATGAAATGCAACAATATCGCCAGAAGCAGCTGCAGTATCAACAGCAAATGtatttacaacaacaacaacaacaacaacaatatcgaaggcaacaacaacaacagcaacaactaTATCGATACGCgccaaacaaacaatacagaCGAAATGATTATCCAATCGAAATGGATGGAAGATATTAA
- the LOC130636413 gene encoding neural cell adhesion molecule L1-like has product MELLLIFCNNSIICAWYIYIFLLAFGGSFVQVTVDLLPTIGPFPEEANATLKCDFSGKPKPTITWLKDGINITIKNGSYEVSNDNREMKLININRNIHSGKYRCLGSNFHSQNVRSTLSTVSVKWFNDIFKYADTEKFFYNKDGYRSVKFTCSPPNSNPVISETERNVHWLKGSDSVRINGKKSTVKENGIIKDSIEFDAQLADVGIIACAYAHPAGVRIHNMTLSLLDGPLPPRALTLSIDRFNRVTLTWNEPEEAIDEYRINYGIKGTPGKHVTVQRDKKSYMISDFEEQKIYKISLWSAKEGKLSLPLTDEVLTVKKPGEDL; this is encoded by the exons ATGGAGttgcttttaatattttgtaataaTTCGATCATTTGCgcatggtatatatatatttttttattagcttTTGGAGGATCTTTTGTTCAAGTAACAGTTGATTTATTACCGACTATTGGTCCATTCCCAGAGGAAGCAAACGCAACATTAAAATGTGACTTTAGTGGGAAACCGAAACCTACGATTACTTGGTTAAAAGATGGAATCAACATCACAATTAAAAATGGTAGTTATGAAGTATCAAATGATAATCGAGAAATGAAACTGATTAACATCAATAGAAACATACATTCAGGAAAATATAGATGTCTAGGAAGTAACTTTCATTCTCAAAATGTGAGGAGCACCTTATCGACAGTCTCAGTTAAAT GGTTCAACGACATATTCAAATATGCAGATACTGAAAAGTTTTTCTACAATAAAGATGGTTACAGATCAGTAAAATTCACATGTTCCCCTCCAAACTCAAACCCTGTGATATCGGAAACTGAAAGAAACGTACATTGGTTAAAAGGATCTGACAGTGTACGAATAAATGGCAAAAAGTCAACGGTAAAAGAGAATGGAATCATTAAAGATTCGATCGAATTCGATGCTCAGTTGGCAGATGTTGGAATAATTGCATGTGCTTACGCTCACCCCGCTGGCGTGCGCATTCATAACATGACTCTTAGCTTATTAG aCGGTCCACTCCCACCACGAGCACTTACACTCTCAATTGATCGATTCAATCGAGTGACTTTGACATGGAACGAACCTGAAGAAGCCATTGATGAATACCGTATTAATTATGGCATTAAAGGTACGCCAGGAAAACATGTCACTGTCCAACGTGACAAAAAGTCATACATGATTTCCGATTTTGAAGAGCAAAAGatttacaaaatttcattgTGGTCTGCTAAAGAAGGCAAGCTAAGTTTACCATTGACCGATGAAGTTTTGACAGTGAAAAAACCTGGTGAGGATTTGTAA